The Actinobacillus equuli genome includes a window with the following:
- a CDS encoding peptidylprolyl isomerase — translation MPAQQLQKLMIINKTKQLGWKIRLKSMFLTALTWAVWLSMAFMVYEYRQHIWDNPVLDAYYIGEVILIMFAIVFALIFCTICWSFLAKSKRKHH, via the coding sequence ATGCCGGCACAACAATTACAAAAGCTAATGATCATCAACAAAACAAAACAGTTAGGGTGGAAGATTCGTTTAAAAAGTATGTTTTTAACGGCTTTGACTTGGGCTGTTTGGTTATCTATGGCATTTATGGTTTATGAATATCGACAACATATTTGGGATAACCCTGTGTTAGATGCTTACTATATCGGTGAAGTGATTCTAATTATGTTTGCAATCGTATTTGCTCTTATTTTTTGTACCATTTGCTGGTCATTTTTAGCGAAAAGCAAACGTAAGCATCACTGA